Genomic window (Myxocyprinus asiaticus isolate MX2 ecotype Aquarium Trade chromosome 26, UBuf_Myxa_2, whole genome shotgun sequence):
GATTTTACTTGCTAACCGAAATTATTATAAGAGAGCTCttaagaaaaaatacatttatgtgtCTAAAATGACTTTTACTTTTAAATAGCATTTACAGAGTTATAAACGCTGAAATTAGCACACATAACGTttctaaactgaaaaaaaaaatacgtcACGTTTCATTCCTCTACAAAAATCATATACAATTTAATATAACTGATTAAAAACAGATGTGCTGAAAATCCGTAAAACTTACCTGAAGTGAATAAAACGATGGCCTTTAAACAACTGTATTCAGCAGAGTCTACGTGTAAAGCTTTGAGTTTTTCTACTTGTTCTTGGAAGATCCTAATGTGGTCCATAAAGGCGACCACTCTGTCCGCAGACATTGGGGAGGCATGGAGCCCAGCCGCCGCCAGAAGTGGAGCCACATGGAGCGGCATGGAGCACTGAGCAGCGTTGAGCACAAACAACTCACTCCAGGTCAACCTCAAAAGGGCAACCTGGTCGGTAATTTGGAGGTCTGGGAAGAAGGGAATATTCCTGGCCCACTCCACCGCACTAAACAGCATCCTGGCTGCCAGTTCACAAATGTTCTCGATGCCCATGATGTTGTTGGGCTGCATGCATTGACTGCCATACCGAGACGTTGGGTAGGGCTCCGCTCGTAGTAGTAGAGAGATATATCCGGATAAGTAGGAATGGCAGTGCAGTGGGTCCCCATTTGTCAAGGCGAACTGACCATGGTGAGGCTGTGTGGGTGGCATCCGTCCCCTTTGCACGGCTGCAGTAAAAAGAGAAACTGTAGATATTGATGCTTGAAttctacaaaaacaaaacacagcttGACCTTGTGCATGCTTCAATTGGCGTGATGCTACCACACAGTTTAACGAGTGATCCACACGGCCATAACATTAACATCaattacattattataattattatgtcaCCTGACACGTGCAGAACTTTTAAACTAGCACAATGGCCTGCGTGATTCTACTCTTCAGTAAAACGATTTAAGAAAATCAAACCAGGCTATTGATATATAGAGTATAATATTCTGTAATGAACATTGcactacatacacacaacacaattcaCAAAGTCAATCCCTGATTTACTGAACAGAAACGAATAACATCGCCTATACGCTCTTCAAAGGcattggtaaatgtttacattttagagtaCCTGTCAAATAATTGTTGTTTTGCGTTTCATAGTAGGCAACATGAGTCTAGTGAATGCATGCACAGAGAAAGACATGAATGCTAACCCTTAACCTACTTAGCTAGCGACAGAATCAGTTTTGGTGTCTACAGAGGATCTGCGGCTGAACCGGGTTTATGGCAGAATATTGAATCAAATAAATACGAATAAAAGCTTAACAGTGATTATTATTCACTTTTGTGCAAGTGAAAAGCGATGTAGTTTACAGTCGATGTGGAGACCGTAGCCTTGTGTGAGTGtgcaagtgagtgtgtgtgtgattttgacGCTATCTCTCCATACTCCCTCGCCATAACCGCGCGGCATATCTGCAGTGGTATTATTAAAATCCCGACGAATGCCTTTGTTTTCTTCGCTTAATAAAAGTGTTAATCAATTGTACGTCAGCGAGGAACATGTACAAGGCGAAAGAATCGCTAAAGAGAGGGTGTTCATTATTCGAGCATTAAGGGCGCCGTGATAACGCTCAGTCTCGAGCATTAAAGGCGGTTCCTTCGCGTGATGTGGTTGGGCAGCTTAAGAGAGAAGAGTcggggataaaataaaatgggAACGTAGCATACATCATTTAGTCAGCCTAAAtagaaaaaagacaaagacagCAGAAAAGCAACAAAAATCCGAATACCTTCCCGTCTCATGCCAACTTTGAGGCATTTTTTGAGGCGACAGTACTGACACTGATTGCGATGGTGCTGGTCAATGGGACAATTCCTGTTGGCACGGCATGTGTAAGTGAGGTTCCTTCGTACGCTCCGTTTGAAAAAGCTTTTACACCCCTCGCAAGTGAACTGGCCGTAGTGTTTGCCGCTGGATTTGTCCCCGCATACCACACACTCTATGTGCTGTGGCTGTTGTTTTTCCGACTGACTCTGCGTCGTCTGGTTCGTCGGGGTGGACTGTGTGTTGTTGTTCGGGGGTCCTTGAACGGGTGTCTGAGGGGTCGGAGGGACAACCTGAGAGGCCGTCAGACCCAGCTGGCCTGGTTGAGGGGTCGGAAGGGATAGTCCTCCTTGGGCTTGCGATGAGAGCTGGGTCTCGGCCACATCGTCCTGGGAGCCTCTCCACACTACCATTGCCATATCTATCAGTCaacgttaaaaaaaaactttttgcccCCGTTTTTGGTTTCGGAATGCTTTGTTTCAAAAATGAGAACGCAGCACGGTGCCTTTATCACTTGGGACggtcaaataaataattcaagATCGGTACGGTCGGCTAGAGTCTGAATGTCCGTTGAAAGTTGCGCACCGATGACAAACAGTAGCCTATTTCTTGACTGAAATAGCGTTACCTGGCATGTGGCTAAAACTGAAGCAAGCCGAATAGTAGCCTTGCTGTAAGAGGCCAAGTCCAGGGGCACTTGCAGTCATCCATCAAGTAAACCCATCAaggaaaaatggaaaataaacacaGCGGAAGAAGATATGAACAGAGGACAGATGACTTGACGAGTGTGGCGATGTTCGGACGCACAGAAACACTCAGCCTTTTAAGATAGCCTACTTGCGACGCGCAAGAAGTTCCAGCGTTATGTCTTGAAGAAAACCAACAACtggcaaaaaaatacaaaaaacaaaaatacaaaatattgtcGCTTCTTCCTTTTCTTCAGATGAGGTAGCGTTAGCAGCTGCGCGGTTGTAGCCTGTACTCGAGTCAAATATGAAGTCAACTCTCCGGCAAGCAGGAccgataataaaacaaaaaagatcacAACCTATAGAACCTCCTTCATGCGCGTAAAAATAATAAGAGAGCGAACAGAGAATCAAAGTGATCAAATATGTTAAAAAGGGGGAGGTTGGGAAGTGACTGCGATTTGTAGGCGCTGGGCTGGCAGAATGCTTTCTCTCTGATCAGCTCACTGAGCTCTCTATATAGTGAACTTTGACACGACTGCTGCAACTTAGCACACGTTACCATGGTGATGAGTTGCCATATATGGAAAGTGACTGTGTTTGACTGGTCGGAGCTCACGGACCTCCCCCTGAACCCTATTGGCTAGTCGGCACTTGTGCTACTTGGTTCTTTGCCAAAGCCGGGAGTACGGGTCGAGGAGCCGCATGGTCCTAAAGAGAGTATAGTCTACACAGTTTGATGGAAAACCACCGCAGTTCACGTTTTATTCCCACTATcgtatgtattttaaataatacccACGATTGTCATAtctttcagatgtttttttttatttttatttatttattttttttaccacggTACAGACGTCTGTTTCCAAATTCAACATTGTGCAAATAGCCTACTTGTTTTTTAGTATAGGCTACATTCCCTTATGTGATAACTACACAACAAGATAAGTAGTTCTCTCAGTCATAATGCTATTTCTTTAATTTTGATATGTCAATGTTACATGCACTGCAAATCATTTTGTTACATCCATTTTATAGACTGGAACAAAATTGTATGATTTGGTTCATGCTGTTAGTCAATTTACCCGCACTAACGCGTCGTTATAAATCATGAAACTGCACATAATTTATCAACAGTTAATAATACAgtgacaaatatatttaaaatagagACTGTTCAGGGGAGAACAAGCAATATGCGCACGAGGCTATTGATGTTAGTTCGAGTAGCTTACTGTAATCAGTGAAGGGCTTTATGACAAAGGTAGGCATATGCCGAAAATctagtagcctatatatatatatatatatatatatatatatatatatatatatatatatatatatatatatatatatatataaaagagagtACAATTTAGAATATTTAAAAGCCGCAAGCGTCAGTAATTATGCAAGCGTTTTCTTTAGAGGCCATTAGTAGAATACTATaactacttctactactactactagtattacataataataataataataataataataataatgaatgggCTACATATTTACTTTGCGTTGATTTAAATACCTAGGCCTACTAATCCCCTAAATTGGTCAAAATACTTATAATAACTGTGTTTACGTGTTCACATTTCTAAAATCCGTTATTCCAACATATTATCATTAGTTTAATCTAATCGATAATACCGGCACCAATTTTCACATATGCGATACCGTTCTTAGCATGACTAAAACATTAATGTACACGATTCATATCTTGTACagtaatgttattgtttatgtTAAATCTATCATCATAACACCTTGATTTAGATGGAGATCGAAGGCCAGTTGTCTGTGAACACCATGTGTCATTTATGGTTGTGAGGTATTGCATTCAACGTATTCAAGTGACAAGTGAATTTGAGGATTATTGAGCTTTTGGGGCCTCGACATAAAACGCATAtcctaattaaattaattaaatatcccACAACATCTTCGAAAGGaccactgcttaaaaaaaaatacaataaataaataaataaaattaaaaaaatcacaattcatgCAAACATAAACGGACTGATGATCCTTGAGTAAGCGGATGCTTAGAAGTCTGATGCTAATGGACATAGATGTTCGCTGTGAGACTCTGTGTTCAAATGAGGTGCCTCCTTTATTGCTCATCGGGTTAtaattcagattatttttttaaagctcgCTTGTTGAAGTCTACTTTCTGTATCACCAGAGGTTGTCAGAGTTTGGTCCACTGAAAAATGTACAGTGCTAAATCATAGCATATGATGAAGAACAATGCCGAAGATTGGATGTTGAACAGTGTATGGGCGCCCCCTAGCGTTTGGATTATTTCTGCCTGCAAATGCTCTTTAAGGTGGAAGAGCCATCTTAAATGGAAACAACATCGGTCGCTCGCCTCACACATACACCAAAGCAACATGCGCTTATTTTAATCTGATTAATGCTTTTGAGATTTCTTTCTAATTGGCCTGGACGTTGCGTTTGTATGTCTCTACCACACACTTTTGTTCGCGCATGGGAGTAATGCAACGTTTCCGTTCATTTTGTCCAGTTTATCGAAACGATGAAAGTGAGCACCGTACCTCATTTCCAACCATCCAAAAGCCTGTATGTGAAGAAGACAGCCGAAAGCAGTACTGCAGATGTATATTATAGCCCACCGTTGCTAAATGGATTTTACCCCCAGATCAAGGTgagtgttttcattttatttatttatttcctacaATTTAAGAGGTGAAGACGCGGATGCATGATATtagttttttttcctcttcttcttcttcaatgCAAGAATACGACTGGTTAAAACTGATTTCAGACTTCTAAAGCACAGACAGATATGCAATAAATTAGCATCACTTCTTAAATAACATTTAGCCTATAAGATCAGACAATTGTAAACAAATATTGACCAATTATCACTAGAAAGGCAAAATTGCGATTATAATCTAATAAATGGAGAAAGTTTTCAGTTTAAAGTTGCGGTTGCTGTGGCTGCAGTGtctgtttttcagtcattttaagtCTATATTGCGGATGAATTGACATGAATGTCAACACAAGAGACAATCAGTTTTACATATACACTCAATCGATGTGTATGTAGGCTACATGTTAAGTGAGATATAATTCCCAACAAATATAGCCCAAACATACCAAATGAAAATATGACGACGATTCATCTTCCCTGTGGTGCATCCTCTCCATATGAGAAAATGTACTTAGTCTTCTCTTTCTGTGCGAATTAACGGTCTGTTTGGAAGTGGAATCAACGTTTCCTTTTCCACTGACGGATTTATACACGAAAAAAGGCGTCTCTATTTATCTGAATGATTACTAAAACTTTAGGGAGGGGAAAAATGACAAACCGACAAGCAAAATCAGTCCAACTTTTCTGCGACGCTTGAATTACATGTTAATATTTAGTTCATGTCCTAATAGCAGCTTCATTCATATTAATGATTTTAAAGATATagctgttttttaaataaataaataaataaataataataataaataataaaatggcaATAGAACGTCTTTTGCTTTTCCACAGAAGGTAAAAGCCCTCCTCAGTGCAGCTGCTTGTGTGGGCTGTGAATGGGAGAGGGAGGGGGTGAAGTTAGGAGAGACACCTGTCTGTTTATGTGCAAACTAGTATATGCCTTTGTTGCTTTTTTCAATGGCTAAGTCCAAAGTGAGACTTTAACAGATAAATGAATTGCGATCATTGACGCAATAAACTTTAAAGTGTCCATATTGTAGCCTATGTGTCATGAAGAGACATCATTATAAATCTCCAAGAATACAAGTGAGAACTTCTACACCTGCCATGAAGATTCGATACTCTTAAGAACATTAGTGTCCGAATAAAACATAGCTGACAAGCACTTTAGAAAACACATCTAGTCTGCAGACTGTCTGTAGACTGCATTCGTGAGTGAcgtcaaattaaaataaagttgcgTGCAGATGGGGCGATTTAATTGCTTATTCTGCCTTGCAAGCTATTTTCTTCTGTaagtatataattatatatgtatatgtatgtatatatatatatatatatatatatatatatata
Coding sequences:
- the LOC127417144 gene encoding COUP transcription factor 2 isoform X2, with amino-acid sequence MAMVVWRGSQDDVAETQLSSQAQGGLSLPTPQPGQLGLTASQVVPPTPQTPVQGPPNNNTQSTPTNQTTQSQSEKQQPQHIECVVCGDKSSGKHYGQFTCEGCKSFFKRSVRRNLTYTCRANRNCPIDQHHRNQCQYCRLKKCLKVGMRREAVQRGRMPPTQPHHGQFALTNGDPLHCHSYLSGYISLLLRAEPYPTSRYGSQCMQPNNIMGIENICELAARMLFSAVEWARNIPFFPDLQITDQVALLRLTWSELFVLNAAQCSMPLHVAPLLAAAGLHASPMSADRVVAFMDHIRIFQEQVEKLKALHVDSAEYSCLKAIVLFTSDACGLSDVAHVESLQEKSQCALEEYVRSQYPNQPTRFGKLLLRLPSLRTVSSSVIEQLFFVRLVGKTPIETLIRDMLLSGSSFNWPYMSIQ
- the LOC127417144 gene encoding COUP transcription factor 2 isoform X1, with product MAMVVWRGSQDDVAETQLSSQAQGGLSLPTPQPGQLGLTASQVVPPTPQTPVQGPPNNNTQSTPTNQTTQSQSEKQQPQHIECVVCGDKSSGKHYGQFTCEGCKSFFKRSVRRNLTYTCRANRNCPIDQHHRNQCQYCRLKKCLKVGMRREVSLFTAAVQRGRMPPTQPHHGQFALTNGDPLHCHSYLSGYISLLLRAEPYPTSRYGSQCMQPNNIMGIENICELAARMLFSAVEWARNIPFFPDLQITDQVALLRLTWSELFVLNAAQCSMPLHVAPLLAAAGLHASPMSADRVVAFMDHIRIFQEQVEKLKALHVDSAEYSCLKAIVLFTSDACGLSDVAHVESLQEKSQCALEEYVRSQYPNQPTRFGKLLLRLPSLRTVSSSVIEQLFFVRLVGKTPIETLIRDMLLSGSSFNWPYMSIQ
- the LOC127417144 gene encoding COUP transcription factor 2 isoform X3, translating into MPPTQPHHGQFALTNGDPLHCHSYLSGYISLLLRAEPYPTSRYGSQCMQPNNIMGIENICELAARMLFSAVEWARNIPFFPDLQITDQVALLRLTWSELFVLNAAQCSMPLHVAPLLAAAGLHASPMSADRVVAFMDHIRIFQEQVEKLKALHVDSAEYSCLKAIVLFTSDACGLSDVAHVESLQEKSQCALEEYVRSQYPNQPTRFGKLLLRLPSLRTVSSSVIEQLFFVRLVGKTPIETLIRDMLLSGSSFNWPYMSIQ